In Streptomyces sp. NBC_00569, a single genomic region encodes these proteins:
- a CDS encoding transglycosylase SLT domain-containing protein — translation MPAKGKHRRIKSISLTRGIAVAGTGAAVLVLPVLGATSAGAAQGVPAAKSAAAPTTYVVAQGDSLAKIAREHSLSGGWKKLYQDNRATVGDNPGLIHPGIKLTLGTKSPAEPAATRASAERADRSEQRTALTATPAKKTYTNNLDGWIKESLDIMAKHGIPGSYEGIHRNIMRESSGNPLAINNWDSNAVAGTPSKGLLQVIDPTFKAYHVAGTSMNSYDPVANITAACNYAAAKYGSIDNVNGAY, via the coding sequence ATGCCCGCAAAGGGAAAGCACCGCCGCATCAAGTCCATCTCGCTCACCCGGGGAATCGCCGTCGCAGGCACGGGCGCGGCTGTGCTCGTTCTCCCGGTGCTCGGCGCGACCAGCGCCGGTGCGGCCCAGGGCGTCCCGGCTGCAAAGAGCGCCGCGGCCCCCACGACGTACGTCGTCGCCCAGGGCGACTCCCTCGCCAAGATCGCCCGTGAGCACTCTCTGAGCGGCGGCTGGAAGAAGCTGTACCAGGACAACCGAGCCACCGTCGGTGACAACCCGGGGCTGATCCACCCCGGCATCAAGCTCACGCTCGGCACGAAGAGCCCGGCCGAGCCCGCGGCCACCAGGGCGTCCGCCGAGCGGGCCGACCGCTCCGAGCAGCGGACCGCGCTCACCGCCACCCCTGCGAAGAAGACCTACACCAACAACCTCGACGGCTGGATCAAGGAGTCGCTCGACATCATGGCCAAGCACGGGATTCCCGGCTCGTACGAGGGCATCCACCGCAACATCATGCGCGAGTCCTCCGGCAACCCGCTGGCCATCAACAACTGGGACTCCAACGCTGTCGCAGGTACCCCGTCCAAGGGGCTCCTGCAGGTCATCGACCCCACGTTCAAGGCCTACCACGTGGCCGGTACCTCGATGAACAGCTACGACCCCGTCGCCAACATCACCGCCGCCTGCAACTACGCGGCCGCCAAGTACGGCTCGATCGACAACGTGAACGGCGCGTACTGA
- a CDS encoding flavodoxin family protein, whose protein sequence is MTASSPATDVPPARYDDLRALVFNCTLKRSPETSNTQGLIERSTAIMEAEGVHVDVVRAVDHDIATGVWPDMTEHGWETDAWPDLYRQVMAADILVLAGPIWLGDNSSVTKRVIERLYACSSLLNDAGQYAYYGRVGGCLITGNEDGVKHCAMNVLYSLQHLGYTIPPQADAGWIGEAGPGPSYLDPGSGGPDNDFTNRNTAFMTWNLLHLARALKDLGGIPAYGNQRTAWDAGCRHDYENPEHR, encoded by the coding sequence ATGACCGCTTCGTCACCCGCCACCGACGTACCTCCGGCCCGGTACGACGATCTGCGAGCGCTGGTGTTCAACTGCACCCTCAAACGCTCGCCGGAGACGAGCAACACCCAGGGCCTGATCGAGCGCAGCACCGCGATCATGGAAGCCGAGGGAGTCCACGTCGACGTCGTCCGGGCCGTCGACCACGACATCGCCACGGGCGTGTGGCCCGACATGACGGAGCACGGCTGGGAGACCGACGCCTGGCCGGACCTCTACCGTCAGGTCATGGCCGCCGACATCCTCGTGCTGGCCGGACCGATCTGGCTGGGCGACAACAGCTCCGTGACGAAGCGGGTGATCGAGCGCCTCTACGCCTGTTCCAGTCTTCTCAACGACGCAGGACAGTACGCCTATTACGGCCGCGTGGGCGGCTGCCTGATCACCGGCAATGAGGACGGCGTCAAACACTGCGCGATGAATGTCCTCTACAGCCTGCAACACCTGGGGTACACCATCCCTCCCCAGGCGGACGCCGGATGGATCGGTGAGGCCGGCCCCGGGCCCTCCTATCTCGACCCGGGTTCCGGCGGCCCCGACAACGACTTCACCAACCGCAACACCGCGTTCATGACCTGGAACCTGCTGCACCTGGCCCGGGCGTTGAAGGATCTCGGTGGCATCCCCGCCTACGGCAACCAGCGCACCGCCTGGGACGCCGGCTGCCGCCACGACTACGAGAACCCGGAGCACCGGTAG
- a CDS encoding NAD(P)/FAD-dependent oxidoreductase: protein MIDVLVAGGGPAGLAAAIHAALAGLETVVVEPRTAPVDKACGEGVMPSGVAALRGLGIEVTGQELRGIRYVDGTARAEACFRDRSGLGIRRTALHAALHRRVLDLGVRMVTGKVGEVRQSADSVTAAGTTARWLIAADGLHSPVRRTVGLEMPGVKDGRYGLRRHFRVEPWTDFVEVHWSGEGEAYVTPVGEDLVGVAVLSRCRRSYDQHLAGFPALAASLRGAAATDVRGAGPLRQRARRRVAGRVLLVGDAAGYLDALTGEGIALGLATARAAVRCLAAGRPQEYERDWTRLTRRHRLLTGALLAAGRRPGTARLVVPAASRMSPVFAAAVHALE from the coding sequence GTGATCGACGTACTGGTGGCGGGCGGCGGGCCGGCCGGTCTGGCCGCCGCCATCCACGCCGCGCTCGCCGGCCTGGAGACGGTCGTCGTCGAACCCCGCACCGCGCCCGTGGACAAGGCCTGCGGCGAGGGCGTCATGCCGAGCGGTGTCGCCGCGCTGCGAGGACTGGGCATCGAGGTCACCGGCCAGGAACTGCGCGGCATCCGTTACGTGGACGGCACGGCGCGCGCCGAAGCGTGCTTCCGCGACCGCAGCGGGCTGGGCATCCGCCGTACGGCGCTGCACGCCGCGCTTCACCGGCGCGTTCTCGATCTCGGCGTGCGGATGGTGACGGGCAAGGTCGGCGAAGTCCGCCAGAGCGCTGACTCCGTCACCGCGGCGGGCACGACAGCCCGCTGGCTGATCGCCGCGGACGGACTGCACTCCCCTGTGCGGCGGACGGTGGGACTGGAGATGCCTGGCGTCAAAGACGGCCGCTACGGACTTCGCCGGCACTTCCGCGTCGAGCCATGGACCGACTTCGTGGAGGTCCACTGGTCCGGTGAGGGCGAGGCCTACGTGACACCGGTGGGCGAGGACCTGGTGGGCGTCGCGGTCCTCAGTCGCTGCCGCCGCAGCTACGACCAGCACCTCGCCGGCTTCCCCGCCCTCGCGGCCTCGCTCCGCGGTGCGGCGGCGACCGACGTACGTGGCGCGGGACCCCTGCGGCAGCGCGCGCGACGCAGAGTCGCCGGCCGTGTCCTGCTCGTCGGCGACGCCGCGGGCTACCTCGACGCCCTCACCGGCGAAGGCATCGCTCTCGGCCTTGCGACGGCACGGGCAGCCGTGCGCTGCCTGGCCGCCGGACGACCGCAGGAGTACGAGCGCGACTGGACGCGGCTGACCCGTCGCCACCGGCTGCTGACCGGCGCCCTCCTGGCCGCGGGCCGCCGTCCTGGCACCGCCCGTCTCGTCGTCCCGGCGGCGTCCCGGATGTCGCCGGTGTTCGCCGCGGCGGTTCACGCCTTGGAGTAG
- a CDS encoding isoprenylcysteine carboxyl methyltransferase family protein, which translates to MIWYGLLVAAVAGERVAELVVARRNERWSAARGATVSGQGHYPAMVALHTGLLGGCLYEVWLADRPFLPALAWPMLVLFAAAQALRWWCVGTLGPRWNTRVIVVPGLPLVTGGPYRRLRHPNYVAVVAEGIALPLIHTAWVTATLFTLLNAALLTVRIRCENRALAASTTSAAA; encoded by the coding sequence ATGATCTGGTACGGACTGCTGGTGGCCGCCGTCGCCGGCGAGCGCGTCGCTGAACTCGTCGTCGCCCGTCGCAACGAACGGTGGAGCGCAGCCCGCGGGGCAACTGTCTCCGGCCAGGGCCACTACCCGGCGATGGTCGCCCTCCACACCGGGCTCCTGGGCGGCTGCCTCTACGAGGTATGGCTGGCGGACCGTCCTTTCCTGCCGGCACTGGCCTGGCCGATGCTCGTCCTGTTCGCGGCTGCCCAGGCCCTGCGGTGGTGGTGCGTCGGCACGCTCGGGCCCCGCTGGAACACCCGGGTGATCGTCGTACCCGGACTGCCTCTGGTGACAGGAGGCCCGTACCGCCGGCTGCGGCATCCCAACTACGTGGCCGTCGTCGCCGAGGGCATCGCCCTTCCGCTGATCCACACCGCCTGGGTCACAGCGACCTTGTTCACCCTGCTCAACGCCGCTCTGCTCACCGTCCGCATCCGCTGCGAGAACCGGGCCCTGGCCGCCTCGACCACGTCCGCTGCGGCGTGA
- a CDS encoding type III polyketide synthase yields the protein MTRIAAVHGALAPHRRAQSEITDMVARTCLPEGTDRRVLDRLHRSARVDSRHMTLPLDQYGELDGFGAANDVFIAAATDLGGRAVRDALRLAGLSAADVDLLIFTSVSGISTPSIDARLAVRLGLRRDVRRLPMFGLGCAGGAAGLARMHDYLVGRPDHVAVLLSVELCSLTFQRNDATMANLVATGLFGDGAAAVVGFGAHRPAETAGPTIVDTRSHLYPDTGRFLGWDVRDTGFRVVLDPRVPDVMRRHLADDVEGFLADHGLKRKDVTAWVCHPGGPKVLEAVAEALDLPCDALDVTWRHLAEVGNLSSSSVLHVLRDTLADHRPPPGTPGVLLAMGPGFACELVLLRW from the coding sequence ATGACGCGGATCGCTGCCGTTCACGGCGCCCTCGCACCGCACCGTCGTGCCCAGTCCGAGATCACCGACATGGTGGCCCGCACGTGCCTGCCCGAGGGCACCGACCGCAGGGTCCTGGACCGGCTGCACCGCAGCGCCAGGGTCGACTCGCGCCACATGACGCTGCCCCTCGACCAGTACGGGGAACTGGACGGGTTCGGCGCGGCCAACGACGTCTTCATCGCCGCCGCCACCGACCTGGGCGGCCGGGCCGTGCGGGACGCACTGCGCCTGGCCGGGCTGTCGGCGGCGGACGTGGACCTGCTGATCTTCACCTCTGTCAGTGGCATCTCCACCCCGTCGATCGATGCCCGGCTCGCTGTGCGCCTCGGACTGCGGCGGGACGTCAGAAGACTGCCCATGTTCGGACTGGGCTGTGCCGGTGGCGCCGCCGGCCTGGCACGCATGCACGACTACCTCGTCGGCCGGCCCGACCACGTGGCGGTGCTCCTGTCGGTCGAACTGTGCTCGCTCACCTTCCAGCGCAATGACGCCACCATGGCCAACCTGGTCGCCACCGGGCTGTTCGGCGACGGGGCCGCCGCGGTCGTCGGGTTCGGGGCGCACCGCCCGGCCGAGACCGCCGGCCCGACGATCGTGGACACCCGCAGCCACCTCTATCCCGACACCGGGCGTTTCCTGGGCTGGGACGTGAGGGACACCGGCTTCCGGGTCGTCCTGGATCCTCGGGTCCCCGACGTCATGCGCCGTCACCTCGCCGATGACGTCGAGGGGTTCCTCGCAGACCACGGGCTGAAGAGGAAGGACGTCACTGCGTGGGTGTGCCACCCTGGCGGCCCCAAGGTGCTGGAGGCTGTCGCCGAGGCCCTCGACCTTCCCTGTGACGCACTCGATGTGACCTGGCGTCACTTGGCCGAGGTCGGCAACCTGTCCTCGTCGTCGGTACTGCATGTGCTGCGCGACACCCTGGCGGACCACCGTCCGCCGCCGGGCACGCCGGGTGTGCTGCTCGCCATGGGGCCCGGCTTCGCTTGCGAACTCGTATTGCTGCGCTGGTAG
- a CDS encoding UbiA family prenyltransferase translates to MGTPEHAAADGTTVSRTGRAVGLAGSCHPAPVVVVTALTAVMVVTSGQGPARLVLTTVAVLAGQLSIGWCNDAFDARRDIAAGRQGKPVVDGSIEVRHVWVAAYVALALCVPLSLACGVRAGAVHLVGVAAAWAYDLRLKATAWSWLPYAVGFATLPSFVALGLPGQPWPPWWVVTAGALLGVGAHLGDVLPDIRSDLALGVRGWPHRFGPDGARLLLPVPLVAATAVLALGPAGPPDRWGGMALAVAVLVAATGTVMGRRRERTAFGAAVVVAAVDVALLVLRGTGVR, encoded by the coding sequence GTGGGCACTCCCGAGCATGCGGCGGCCGACGGCACGACCGTGAGTCGGACGGGCCGGGCGGTCGGCCTGGCCGGTTCCTGCCACCCCGCACCCGTGGTGGTCGTCACCGCTTTGACGGCCGTGATGGTTGTGACCTCCGGCCAGGGCCCCGCGCGTCTCGTCCTCACCACGGTCGCCGTTCTGGCAGGTCAGCTGTCCATCGGATGGTGCAACGACGCCTTCGACGCACGCCGGGACATCGCCGCCGGCCGGCAAGGCAAACCCGTCGTCGACGGCTCGATCGAGGTGAGGCATGTGTGGGTGGCCGCCTACGTCGCGCTGGCGCTGTGCGTGCCGCTGTCGCTGGCCTGTGGTGTGCGGGCGGGCGCGGTGCACCTCGTGGGCGTGGCGGCGGCGTGGGCGTACGACCTGCGACTCAAGGCGACGGCATGGTCCTGGCTGCCGTACGCGGTGGGCTTCGCCACGCTCCCGTCGTTCGTGGCGCTGGGACTGCCGGGGCAACCGTGGCCGCCCTGGTGGGTCGTCACCGCCGGTGCGCTCCTGGGAGTCGGAGCCCATCTGGGCGATGTGCTGCCGGACATCCGCTCGGATCTGGCGCTGGGTGTACGGGGATGGCCGCACAGATTCGGCCCTGATGGTGCGCGCCTGCTGCTCCCGGTCCCGCTGGTGGCCGCGACGGCCGTTCTGGCACTGGGCCCCGCCGGCCCGCCCGACAGATGGGGAGGGATGGCCCTCGCGGTGGCTGTCCTGGTCGCGGCGACGGGGACGGTAATGGGGCGCCGCCGGGAGCGGACGGCGTTCGGTGCAGCGGTGGTCGTGGCGGCGGTGGACGTGGCGTTGCTCGTGCTGCGGGGCACTGGGGTCAGGTGA
- a CDS encoding nuclear transport factor 2 family protein codes for MDHGPARAFVDSWVTAWNAHDLDALLSHFADDVTFRSPVAAQLLGNDGVIRGKDALRAYWTEGLRRIPDLRFEVVGSYVGVDCLVINYRNQKGGLVNEVLIFEGPLVAEGYGTYLGDDANPAGAR; via the coding sequence ATGGATCATGGACCAGCGCGGGCGTTCGTCGATTCCTGGGTGACGGCGTGGAACGCGCACGACTTGGACGCTCTGCTGTCGCACTTCGCCGACGACGTGACGTTCCGGTCGCCGGTAGCGGCTCAACTGCTCGGCAATGACGGGGTCATTCGCGGTAAGGACGCGCTGCGCGCCTACTGGACGGAGGGCCTGCGGCGCATCCCGGACCTGCGGTTCGAGGTGGTCGGATCGTACGTCGGCGTGGACTGCCTGGTCATCAACTACCGCAACCAGAAGGGCGGACTGGTCAACGAGGTGCTGATCTTCGAGGGTCCGCTCGTCGCCGAGGGATACGGAACCTACCTGGGCGACGACGCCAACCCCGCTGGGGCACGCTGA
- a CDS encoding maleylpyruvate isomerase family mycothiol-dependent enzyme: MEPVAGPDTRSAVPEGLGAAIRDTAEEIAALLRAGADTGLRVPGSTWSVGEAAAHLALANELMADIAAGHARSYGDGTPQSLAKANEESLAAFGEREAEPLAGMIVEQAAACLRALEERSTEGTVVSPLGPMEPDVLGSYLLTHMLGHGYDLARALGRAHMIDRERVRLTLPFLLTAMPRVTDPSGTARLSVRYAIRLWGGGRFDVRVAAGAVSVGERLPGRADCTILIEPVTFLLMALGRCGQWGPLARGRILVRGRKPWLAPRFPALFKAP; the protein is encoded by the coding sequence ATGGAACCAGTGGCGGGGCCGGACACGCGGAGCGCGGTGCCCGAGGGGCTCGGTGCGGCGATACGGGATACGGCCGAGGAGATAGCCGCGCTGTTGCGCGCCGGCGCCGACACGGGGCTTCGGGTGCCTGGGTCGACGTGGAGCGTCGGGGAGGCGGCCGCGCATCTGGCGCTGGCCAACGAGCTGATGGCTGACATCGCGGCGGGACATGCGCGCAGTTACGGAGACGGCACACCCCAGAGTCTCGCCAAGGCCAACGAGGAGTCGCTCGCCGCGTTCGGTGAGCGGGAGGCCGAGCCGCTGGCCGGGATGATCGTGGAGCAGGCCGCCGCGTGTCTGAGGGCGCTGGAGGAGCGGAGCACGGAAGGGACCGTGGTCAGTCCGCTGGGTCCGATGGAACCGGATGTGCTGGGCTCGTATCTGCTCACGCACATGCTGGGACACGGATACGATCTCGCCCGCGCGCTGGGACGTGCGCACATGATCGACCGGGAGCGGGTGCGGCTGACACTGCCCTTCTTGCTGACGGCGATGCCACGGGTGACCGACCCGTCCGGAACCGCCAGGCTGAGCGTCCGCTACGCGATCCGCCTGTGGGGTGGCGGCCGGTTCGACGTGCGGGTGGCCGCGGGCGCGGTGTCGGTCGGCGAGCGGCTCCCGGGGCGCGCGGACTGCACCATCCTCATCGAGCCGGTCACCTTTCTCCTGATGGCGCTCGGGCGCTGTGGCCAGTGGGGCCCCCTCGCGCGGGGCCGCATCCTGGTCAGGGGGCGCAAGCCCTGGCTCGCTCCGCGCTTCCCAGCTCTCTTCAAAGCACCCTGA